The following DNA comes from Streptomyces sp. Ag109_O5-10.
GGCCCGAGCGAGGCGCCCGCCGACCCCGTGCTGCGCCGGCTCTTCCCGGACGCCTACAGCGACCCCGAGCGGCTCCCGCAGTCCCCGGAGGAGGCCGAGGAGCGGCAGGCGCACTCCGCCGAGTTCCGCCGCTACACCGAGAACGACCTCAGGGCCGGCAAGCGGGAGAACGCCCTCGCGGTGATCCGCACCCTCGACGGCCTCGCCCCGGGGGAGAAGGGCGACGCGGTCCTCAAGCTGGCGCCGGGGGAGTCCCGGCAGTGGCTCGGCGCCCTCACCGACCTGCGCCTCGCGATCGGCTGCCGCCTCGACATCACCGACGAGGACGACACCGACCTCCTCTACGGGCTCCCGGACGAGGACCCGCGCAAGCCGATGGTGATGGCGTACCTGTGGCTCGGCGGCCTCCAGGAGACCCTGGTCACGACCCTTATGCCGTAGTCCGTCCCGATTACGTCCCGGCGTCGCGTTCGCTCAGAGGACGCTCAAATCCGGATAACGATCCCGTCACCGTTGCGGCCTGTTATGTCCGTTTCGGCAGCGTTCTGTCCACTTCTTCCAGTGGTGTGCGCCACAATCCCTCTCGACGGAACCCGGTGATCAATGTTGCGGCCGTGATAAATCTTCACGACCGCCCGGCGAGCACCACCCACGTGCACGCCGGGTGCGCCACCGAACCGGCCACCACCGGTCAGGCACCGCTCCAGCAATCCGGGGGGATCGAAACCCGATCCGTGGCCGACGAGAGGCCCGGGTCGGCATGGAGAAAGGCGCACACCACACATGACCTCCGCTCAGGTCGACACGTCGGAGCAGTCCTCCGAAGCCTCCGAAGAGGGGTACGAGCGCGGGCTCGGCAGCCGCCAGGTCCAGATGATCGCCATCGGCGGCGCCATCGGCGTCGGGCTCTTCCTGGGCGCCGGGGCGAACATCGCAAAGGCCGGCCCCAGCCTCATCCTGATGTACGCCCTCGCCGGCGGCATCATCTTCTTCATCATGCGGGCCCTCGGCGAACTCCTGCTCTACCGCCCGGTCTCCGGCTCCTTCGCCGAGTACTCCCGCGAGTTCCTCGGCCCGTTCTTCGGCTACTTCACCGGCTGGACGTACTGGCTGATGTGGGTCGTCACCGGCATGGCCGAGCTGACGGCCGCCGCGATCTACGTGAACTACTGGTTCCCGCAGGTCCCGCAGTGGGTGACGGCCCTGGTCTTCCTGGTGGTCCTCTTCGGGGTCAACCTGATCTCCGTGAAGGTCTTCGGAGAGCTGGAGTTCTGGTTCTCCATGGTCAAGGTCACCGCCCTGATCGGCATGATCGTGATCGGTCTCGGCGTCCTCACCTTCGGCTTCAGCGCCGCCGGTGACACCGCGTCGGTCGCGAACCTCTACCAGTTCGACGGCTTCTTCCCCAAGGGCGTCGGCTCCTCCCTGATGACCCTTCAGGGCGTCATGTTCGCCTACCTCGCGGTCGAGCTGGTCGGCGTCACCGCCGGCGAGTCGGAGAACCCGGAGAAGACCCTCCCCAGGGCGATCAACACCCTCCCCTGGCGCATCGCCCTCTTCTACGTCGGCGCGCTCACCGTCATCCTCTGCGTCGTGAAGTGGACGGAGTTCGCCCCGGGCGTCTCCCCGTTCGTGGCCGCCTTCGCGAAGATCGGCATCCCGGCCGGCGCCGGCATCGTCAACTTCGTCGTGCTGACCGCCGCGCTGTCCTCCTGCAACTCCGGCATGTACTCCACGGGCCGCATGCTGCGGAACCTGGCCGACAGCGGCGAGGCCCCGGCCGCGTTCCGCAAGCTGTCCGCGTCGAAGACCCCGGCGTTCGGCATCACCGTCTCGGTCCTCTTCATGGGCATCGGCGTGGTCCTCAACTACGTCGTCCCGGAGAAGGCGTTCGGTTACGTCACCTCCGTCGCCACCGCGGCCGGCATCTGGACCTGGCTGATGATCCTGATCAGCCACGTCCTCTACCGACGCGCGGTCGACGCGGGCCGCCTGCCGGCCTCCGCCTTCCCTGCACCGGGCGGCGCGAAGTGCAGCTGGATCGCCATCGCCTTCCTCCTCTTCGTCACCTGCCTGATCGCGTACGACGCCGACTCCCGCGTCTGCCTCTACGTGATGGCCGGCTGGGCCGCCGCGCTCGGTGTCGGCTGGCTGGTGCTGAAGAAGCGCAACCCCGAGGTCGCCGAGCGCCGTGAGCCGGCGCCGCTGGAGAAAGTGAACTGACCACCCCTCCGGGACGCCCGCCGCGGGGAGCACTCGTGGCGCCCCCTGCGGCAGCCGCTCAGGGCGTCCGGCATTCGGGCCGTCCCGTACCAGCCTTCGGTACGGGACGGCCCCTTGCTTATCCTGGCGACCATGCTGACCATCACCCAGGCCCTCGTCGACCAGATCGTCGCCCACGCGCGCACGGACCACCCCGACGAGGCGTGCGGCGTCGTCGCCGGGCCGGCCGGCTCCGACCGCCCCGAACGCTTCATCCCCATGCTGAACGCGGCGATGTCCCCCACGTTCTACGAGTTCGACTCCGGCGACCTCTTGAAGCTCTACCGGGAGATGGACGACCGCGACGAGGAGCCGGTGGTCGTCTACCACTCCCACACGGCGACGGAGGCGTACCCCTCCCGCACCGACATCAGCTACGCCAACGAGCCCGGCGCCCACTACGTCCTCGTCTCCACTGCCGACACCGACGGCCTCGGCGACTTCCAGTTCCGCTCCTACCGCATCGTCGAGGGCGAGGTGACAGAGGAAGAGGTGAGGATCGTCGAGTCGTACTGACCCCCACCCAGCCGCCACCGGCACTTTCGCCACCCTCTCCACCGCGACGGCGGTTCCCGGCGGTGCCGGCCCGGCCGGCGGCCATCTGCGGGCCGACGGTGCCGAACCCGCCGGTGGTCCCCTGCAGGCCGACGGAGCCGAACCCGCCGGTGGTCCCCTGCGGGCCGGTGGGGGCTGGCCGCGCAGTTCCCCGCGCCCCTGGGTGGGGCGCCCGGCCCGGGGATGATCCGTCCCCTCTTCTTCGCCGCTCACCAGAATCTTTCTCCGCCGCGACGGCGCCCAGCCGCGACGGCGGTTCCCGGCGGTGCCGTACCTGCCGGTGGGTATCTGCGGGCCGGTGGGGGTTGGCCGCGCAGTTCCCCGCGCCCCTGGGTGGGCTGCCCGGCCCGGGGATGGCCCGTCCCCTCTTCTTCGCCGCTCACCAGAATCTTTCTCCGCCGCGACGGCGCCCAGCCGCGACGGCGGATCCCGACGGTGCCGAACCCGCCGGGACCCGTGGGCCGGTGGGGGCTGTCTCAGGGTTCGGTCAGAATGCGTCCGGTGGGTGGAATCACACTCCGGGACCGGGGTCGGGAATCGATACGATGACCGCATGGTTCTGAACGACGTGAGCGACAAGGCGCCGGGCATGCTGCTCGTGGCCCGGCTGCACGTCGACCTGTGCAGGCTGAACAGCGCCATCTGTTGACGTTCCCTGCCGCCGTACGGCCGTGAGCCGCGGCGTGCCGCTGCGCGCCCACCCACCCAGACTTTCCGACAGGAGCCCTGAGCCATGGCCATCGAGGTCCGCATCCCGACCATCCTCCGCCAGTACACCGACGGTCAGAAGGCGGTGGAGGGCAGCGGTGACACCCTCGCCGACCTCTTCAACGACCTCGAGACCCGGCACCCGGGCATCCACGCCCGCATCGTCGACGACGGCAAGCTGCGCCGCTTCGTGAACGTGTACCTGAACGACGAGGACGTCCGTTTCGTCGACGGCATCAACACCAAGCTCAGCGACGGCGACACCGTGACGATCCTGCCGGCGGTCGCCGGCGGCATGGCCTGAGATCGGCATGCGCTACGACTCCCCGTTGGCCGCGGTCGGCAACACCCCCCTGGTGCGCCTGCCGCGGCTCTCGCCGTCCGCCGAGGTCCGGATCTGGGCCAAGCTGGAGGACCGCAACCCGACCGGCTCGGTCAAGGACCGTCCCGCCCTGCACATGATCGAGCAGGCGGAGAAGGACGGCCGGCTCACCCCGGGCTGCACCATCCTGGAGCCGACGTCGGGCAACACCGGCATCTCGCTGGCGATGGCCGCCAAGCTCAAGGGCTACCGCATGGTCTGCGTGATGCCCGAGAACACCTCGCAGGAGCGGCGCGACCTGCTGGGGATGTGGGGCGCGGAGATCATCTCCAGCCCGGCCGCGGGCGGTTCCAACACCGCCGTGCGGGTCGCGAAGGAACTGTCCGCCGAGCATCCCGACTGGGTGATGCTCTACCAGTACGGCAACCCGGACAACGCGGGCGCGCACTATGCGACGACCGGTCCGGAGATCCTCGCCGACCTGCCGTCCGTGACGCACTTCGTCGCGGGGCTCGGGACCACCGGCACGCTGATGGGTGTCGGCCGGTACCTGCGCGAGCACAGGCCCGACGTCAAGATCGTCGCCGCCGAACCGCGGTACGACGACCTGGTCTACGGGCTCAGGAACCTCGACGAGGGCTTCGTACCCGAGCTGTACGACGCCTCCGTGCTGACCACCCGGTACTCCGTGGGCTCCGCGGACGCGGTCACCCGGACCCGGGACCTCCTCCAGCAGGAGGGCATCTTCGCGGGCATCTCCACCGGCGCCGCGCTGCACGCCGCGATCGGCGTCGGGAAGAAGGCCGTACAGGCCGGCGAGAGCGCGGACATCGTGTTCGTCGTCGCCGACGGCGGCTGGAAGTACCTGTCTACGGGCGTGTACACCGCCGCCACGACCGAGGAAGCCATCGAGACCCTCCAGGGTCAGCTCTGGGCATAGCGCTCATCATGTACGCGCCAACCCCCCTCTATGAGGGGGCTAAGCGCTGCCTATGGCGTAGCAAAGATCTTCGCCGGGGGGAACCGGTCCCGGGCGAACCCGGCTAGGTTCCTCACCGTCCTGTCATGCCACGCTCATCGGCATCCCAGGGTGTTCTAAGTGTCATGCTCATGACCGCGCACTCTGCCGCCGCTACGCGCGTCACGGGCCTGCCTTGTAACCCCACCGATGGAGGCAGTACCCCCATGCGTGAATCACGACGGAGCCTGCGAAGACTTCTGGCCTTCGCGTTCCCCGCCCTCGCCCTCACCGTCTCCGGATTCGTCGCGGCACCGGCCGCACAGGCACAGGCACACGCCACCTCCCCCCGGGCCACCGCCCCGGCCTCCCGGGCTGCCCAGAACGCCAAGGCCCTGACCGACCCCGCCCGACGCGCCGTGCACGGCACCGGCAAGGCCGGGCAGAAGGTGCCCACCAAGCACCTGTGCGCCGCCGTGTCCAAGCCCGGTGAGGTCAGCTGCTTCGCGCAGCGCCGCACCGACATCAAGCAGCAGCTGGGCTCCGCTCTCGCCGCCGCCCCCTCCGGCCTGAGCCCGTCCAACCTGCACAGCGCCTACAACCTGCCCTCGACAGGCGGCTCCGGCCTGACCGTCGCCGTGGTCGACGCGTACAACGACCCGAACGCGGCCTCGGACCTCGCCACCTACCGCTCGCAGTACGGCCTGTCGGCGTGCACCGTCGCCAACGGCTGCTTCAAGCAGGTCAGCCAGACCGGTTCGACGACCTCGCTGCCCACGAACGACTCCGGCTGGGCCGGCGAGGAAGCGCTCGACATCGACATGGTCAGCGCCGTCTGCCCGAACTGCAACATCATCCTCGTCGAGGCCAACTCCGCCACCGACTCCGACCTCGGCACCGCCGAGAACGAGGCCGTCGCGCTCGGCGCCAAGTTCGTCTCCAACAGCTGGGGCGGCTCCGAGTCCTCCTCCCAGACCAGCGAGGACACCTCCTACTTCAAGCACCCGGGTGTCGCGATCACCGTCTCCGCGGGCGACTCCGGCTACGGCGCCGAGTACCCGGCGACCTCCCAGTACGTGACCGCCGTCGGCGGCACCGCGCTCTCCACCTCGTCCAACTCCCGTGGCTGGACCGAGTCCGTGTGGAAGACCAGCTCCACCGAGGGCACCGGCTCCGGCTGCTCCGCCTACGACGCGAAGCCGAGCTGGCAGACCGACACCGGCTGCACCAAGCGCATGGAGTCCGACGTCTCCGCGGTCGCCGACCCGGCCACCGGCGTGGCGGTCTACGACACCTACGGCGGCTCCGGCTGGGCGGTCTACGGCGGCACCAGCGCCTCCTCGCCGATCATCGCCGGCGTCTACGCCCTCGCGGGCACCCCGGGCTCCGGCGACTACCCGGCGAAGTACCCGTACTCCCACACCGGCAACCTGTACGACGTCACCAGCGGCAACAACGGCTCCTGCTCGACGTCGTACTTCTGCACCGCCCGCACCGGCTACGACGGACCGACCGGCTGGGGCACCCCGAACGGCACCGCCGCCTTCACCTCCGGCACCAGCACGGGCAACACGGTGACCGTCACCAACCCCGGCAGCCAGTCCACCGTCACCGGCAGCTCGGTCAGCCTTCAGATCTCGGCCTCGGACAGCGCGGGCGCGGCCCTCACCTACAGCGCCTCCGGCCTGCCCACCGGCCTGTCCATCTCCAGCTCCACCGGTCTGATCTCCGGCACGGCGTCCACCGCGGGCACCTACAGCACCACCGTCACCGCGACCGACTCCACCGGCGCCTCCGGCTCGGCCTCCTTCACCTGGACCGTCAGCACCGGCGGCGGGGGCACCTGCACCTCGACCCAGCTGCTCGGCAACCCGGGCTTCGAGTCGGGCGACACCACCTGGACCGCGTCCAGCGGTGTCATCACCAACGACAGCGGCGAGGCGGCCCACGCGGGCTCGTACAAGGCCTGGCTCGACGGCTACGGCTCCTCGCACACCGACACGCTCTCCCAGTCGGTGACGATCCCCGCCGCCTGCACCAACACCACCTTCACCTTCTACCTGCACGTCGACACGGCCGAGACCACCACCAGCACCCAGTACGACAAGCTGACGGTCACCGCCGGTTCGACCACCCTGGCCACGTACTCCAACCTCAACAAGTCCTCCGGGTACGTGCAGAAGTCCTTCAGCCTCGGGTCGTACGCGGGCTCGACCGTCACCCTGAAGTTCAGCGGTGTCGAGGACTCCTCGCTCCAGACCAGCTTCGTCGTCGACGACACCGCCGTCACGACCGGCTGACCCCGCCCGTGAGCTGATCCGGTGAACTGAACCGATCCCGTACCCGGAAGCCGTCCGGGTGCGGGATCCGTATGACAGCCGGGTACGTCATATCGGCACCAAGGGTCCGTTCCCCGACGGAAAGGCGGACACCCCATGCGCCGTACGACGTTCCACCGCACGTCGCTCGCCGCGGCGAGCCTGCTCCTGCTGGCGGCCTGCGGCTCGCAGAGCGGGAGCGGGAACAACGCGGACAAGGGCGGCGGCACGGTGTCCACCGCGCCGAGCGCGTCCTCGTCCGGGGTCGCCACCCGCTGCGTCAGCGTCGGCGAGCTCACCGCGGCGGACAACGGCAGCACCTACTGCATGACGGTCGGCGGACAGCTCCGGCTCAGCCTCGACGGCACCCGGCAGCGCCCCTGGAAGGCCGTCACCGCCAGCGGCTCCGCGCTGCGCGCCGCCAACGCCGGGATCGTGCTCCAGCCGGGCGACGCCTCCGCCGCCTACGAGGCCGTCGCCCCCGGCACCGTCACCCTCTCCTCCACCCGCCCCCTGTGCGCCCAGCCCACTGCGCCCGGCGGGGTCTCCTGCAAGGGCATCCAGGAGTGGCGGGTCACCGTGAAGGTGAACTGACCGGCCCTACGCGAGGTGTCGCACCTGGTCCCACAGCACCGGGTCGACCACGCCCACCCGGCGCCGGAACTCCCACACCGCGATCTCGCGGAGCTCGTCCGTCTCCAGGAAGCTCGGCCGGCCCTGGGCGTCCCCGACCGAACCCGGCGGCAGCGGGATCACCCCGGCCCGCTCGTCGTGGTACTTGCTGGTGATCTTCGCGACCGTCGCCCGGTTGCCGTGCACGGCCAGCACCAGGCAGGGCCGGTCCTTGGCGCCGGGGCCGTCCTCGTAGGGCACGTTGACCCACCAGATGTCCCCCGGGTGGGGGCGCCCGGTCTGCGTGCGCGTGGAGCGCGGGTGTCCCGGCGGGCGGGTGCGGTGCCCGCGCGGGCGGTGGCCTCTGCCCCAGCCGTCGACGAGCGTGGCGACCAGCGCCAGCAGGACGACCGCCGCGAGGGCGAGCCACCATGACGTGTCCATACGACGACGTTACCGGCGCGAGATAATCAATGCGCGCCCTTGCGCGATCCTCATGCGCCCCCGGTCCAGCCGAACCGGTGACACCACAGGTGAGTTCGCCCACAACGGCCCCTGGCAGAGGAGCGACCGGCTCTTTTGCGCCTTACGCTCGACGGACCGCACGACCCCCGTCATGCCCTTTTTCCCGACCCGGTTTCCCAGCGCATCTGGGTTTCCGCCAACGGAGGTTTCTGCTTCATGAAGCTCACCGTCGTCGGCTGCTCGGGGTCGTTCCCGTCCGCGGAATCGGCCTGCTCGAGCTACCTCGTAGAGGCCGACGGCTTCCGGCTGCTCCTCGACATGGGCAACGGCGCCCTGGGCGAGCTGCAGCGCCACTGCGGTCTCTACGACCTCGACGCGATCTTCCTGAGCCATCTGCACGCCGACCACTGCATCGACATGTGCGCCTACTTCGTGGCGCGCTACTACCGCCACGACGGCGGCCCGTGCCCCCCGATCCCGGTCTACGGCCCCGAGGGCACCGAGCACCGCCTCACCACCGCCTACGCCGACACCCCCACCGCCTCCTCGATGAGCGAGGTCTTCGACTTCCACACGGTCAAGCCGTCCACGTTCGAAGTCGGCCCCTTCACGGTCCACACCGAGCGGGTCCGGCACCCCGTGGAGGCGTACGGCATCCGCGTCGAGCACGCCGGGAAGTCCCTGACGTACTCCGGCGACACCGGCGTCTCGCCGGCGCTGGAGGACCTGGCCCGGGACACCGACCTGTTCCTGTGCGAGGCCGCCTTCACGCACGGCAAGGAGGACATCCCGGACCTGCACCTCAACGGCCGCGAGGCCGGTGAGACCGCGGCCCGCGCCGGCGCCCGCCGCCTGGTCCTCACCCACATCCCGCCGTGGACCGACCCCGCCGTCAACCTCGCCCACGCCCGCGAGGCGTTCGACGGGCCGGTGGATCTCGCGGTACCGCGCGCGACGTACGAGATCTGACACGTGTACGGCGTTCGGGGCCGTACGAGAAGAAGGCGCCCGTACGACGAGAAGGCGCCCGTACGACGAGAAGGCCCCCGCCGCGGCGGGGGCCTTCGTCATGGGTGCTGCCGGAGGTGTCTCAGGCCTTCGTGAGGTCCTCGACCTCCTCCTCGGGCTCGCGGCCCGGGGTGGGGAGGTTGAAGCGGACGATGGCGAAGCGGAAGACGAAGTAGTAGATCGCTCCGAACACCAGGCCGATCGGAATGATCAGCCAGGGCTTGGTCGCCAGGTTCCAGTTGAGTATGTAGTCGATGACACCCGCGGAGAAGGTGAAGCCCGCGTGCACCCCGAGCGCCCAGGTGATCGCCATGGACAGTGCGGTGAGCACGGCGTGGATCGCGTACAGCAGCGGCGCGATGAACATGAACGTGAACTCGATCGGCTCGGTCACGCCGGTCACGAAGGAGGTCAGCGCCATCGACAGCATCATGCCCATCACGGCGGCGCGGCGCTCGGGCCGGGCGGTGTGCGCGATGGCCAGGGCGGCGGCCGGGAGGCCGAACATCATGATGGGGAAGAAGCCGGACATGAACTGACCGGCCGTCGGGTCACCGGCGAAGAAGCGGGTGAGGTCACCGTGGACGATCGTGCCGGACGCGGTCTTGTAGTCACCGATCTGGAACCAGGAGACGGTGTTCACGAACTGGTGCATGCCGACCGGGATCAGCGCGCGGTTGATCAGACCGAACAGACCGGCACCGAGGGCACCGAGACCGGTGATCCACTTGCCGAAGTCGGAGATGCCGTCACCGATGGGCTTCCAGACCAGGCCGAAGAAGACACCCATGATCGTGCCGACGAAGGCCATGATGATCGGGACGAGCCGACGGCCGTTGAAGAAGCCGAGCCAGTCCACCAGCTTGGTCCGGTGGAAGCGCTGCC
Coding sequences within:
- a CDS encoding DUF2017 domain-containing protein, whose translation is MPGIFEPLPGGGAAVALDDVEISIIRSLAVQLLELIGPGPAEDAPDDPLAELFAEGPSEAPADPVLRRLFPDAYSDPERLPQSPEEAEERQAHSAEFRRYTENDLRAGKRENALAVIRTLDGLAPGEKGDAVLKLAPGESRQWLGALTDLRLAIGCRLDITDEDDTDLLYGLPDEDPRKPMVMAYLWLGGLQETLVTTLMP
- a CDS encoding amino acid permease; the protein is MTSAQVDTSEQSSEASEEGYERGLGSRQVQMIAIGGAIGVGLFLGAGANIAKAGPSLILMYALAGGIIFFIMRALGELLLYRPVSGSFAEYSREFLGPFFGYFTGWTYWLMWVVTGMAELTAAAIYVNYWFPQVPQWVTALVFLVVLFGVNLISVKVFGELEFWFSMVKVTALIGMIVIGLGVLTFGFSAAGDTASVANLYQFDGFFPKGVGSSLMTLQGVMFAYLAVELVGVTAGESENPEKTLPRAINTLPWRIALFYVGALTVILCVVKWTEFAPGVSPFVAAFAKIGIPAGAGIVNFVVLTAALSSCNSGMYSTGRMLRNLADSGEAPAAFRKLSASKTPAFGITVSVLFMGIGVVLNYVVPEKAFGYVTSVATAAGIWTWLMILISHVLYRRAVDAGRLPASAFPAPGGAKCSWIAIAFLLFVTCLIAYDADSRVCLYVMAGWAAALGVGWLVLKKRNPEVAERREPAPLEKVN
- a CDS encoding Mov34/MPN/PAD-1 family protein translates to MLTITQALVDQIVAHARTDHPDEACGVVAGPAGSDRPERFIPMLNAAMSPTFYEFDSGDLLKLYREMDDRDEEPVVVYHSHTATEAYPSRTDISYANEPGAHYVLVSTADTDGLGDFQFRSYRIVEGEVTEEEVRIVESY
- a CDS encoding putative leader peptide; its protein translation is MVLNDVSDKAPGMLLVARLHVDLCRLNSAIC
- a CDS encoding MoaD/ThiS family protein, translating into MAIEVRIPTILRQYTDGQKAVEGSGDTLADLFNDLETRHPGIHARIVDDGKLRRFVNVYLNDEDVRFVDGINTKLSDGDTVTILPAVAGGMA
- a CDS encoding PLP-dependent cysteine synthase family protein, yielding MRYDSPLAAVGNTPLVRLPRLSPSAEVRIWAKLEDRNPTGSVKDRPALHMIEQAEKDGRLTPGCTILEPTSGNTGISLAMAAKLKGYRMVCVMPENTSQERRDLLGMWGAEIISSPAAGGSNTAVRVAKELSAEHPDWVMLYQYGNPDNAGAHYATTGPEILADLPSVTHFVAGLGTTGTLMGVGRYLREHRPDVKIVAAEPRYDDLVYGLRNLDEGFVPELYDASVLTTRYSVGSADAVTRTRDLLQQEGIFAGISTGAALHAAIGVGKKAVQAGESADIVFVVADGGWKYLSTGVYTAATTEEAIETLQGQLWA
- a CDS encoding putative Ig domain-containing protein, whose protein sequence is MRESRRSLRRLLAFAFPALALTVSGFVAAPAAQAQAHATSPRATAPASRAAQNAKALTDPARRAVHGTGKAGQKVPTKHLCAAVSKPGEVSCFAQRRTDIKQQLGSALAAAPSGLSPSNLHSAYNLPSTGGSGLTVAVVDAYNDPNAASDLATYRSQYGLSACTVANGCFKQVSQTGSTTSLPTNDSGWAGEEALDIDMVSAVCPNCNIILVEANSATDSDLGTAENEAVALGAKFVSNSWGGSESSSQTSEDTSYFKHPGVAITVSAGDSGYGAEYPATSQYVTAVGGTALSTSSNSRGWTESVWKTSSTEGTGSGCSAYDAKPSWQTDTGCTKRMESDVSAVADPATGVAVYDTYGGSGWAVYGGTSASSPIIAGVYALAGTPGSGDYPAKYPYSHTGNLYDVTSGNNGSCSTSYFCTARTGYDGPTGWGTPNGTAAFTSGTSTGNTVTVTNPGSQSTVTGSSVSLQISASDSAGAALTYSASGLPTGLSISSSTGLISGTASTAGTYSTTVTATDSTGASGSASFTWTVSTGGGGTCTSTQLLGNPGFESGDTTWTASSGVITNDSGEAAHAGSYKAWLDGYGSSHTDTLSQSVTIPAACTNTTFTFYLHVDTAETTTSTQYDKLTVTAGSTTLATYSNLNKSSGYVQKSFSLGSYAGSTVTLKFSGVEDSSLQTSFVVDDTAVTTG
- a CDS encoding type II toxin-antitoxin system PemK/MazF family toxin — translated: MDTSWWLALAAVVLLALVATLVDGWGRGHRPRGHRTRPPGHPRSTRTQTGRPHPGDIWWVNVPYEDGPGAKDRPCLVLAVHGNRATVAKITSKYHDERAGVIPLPPGSVGDAQGRPSFLETDELREIAVWEFRRRVGVVDPVLWDQVRHLA
- a CDS encoding MBL fold metallo-hydrolase, translated to MKLTVVGCSGSFPSAESACSSYLVEADGFRLLLDMGNGALGELQRHCGLYDLDAIFLSHLHADHCIDMCAYFVARYYRHDGGPCPPIPVYGPEGTEHRLTTAYADTPTASSMSEVFDFHTVKPSTFEVGPFTVHTERVRHPVEAYGIRVEHAGKSLTYSGDTGVSPALEDLARDTDLFLCEAAFTHGKEDIPDLHLNGREAGETAARAGARRLVLTHIPPWTDPAVNLAHAREAFDGPVDLAVPRATYEI
- a CDS encoding PTS transporter subunit EIIC is translated as MTTATATAAPTKKWGSGLFQGLQKIGRSLQLPIAVLPAAGLLLRFGQQDIHDKLHLPDKVTAVFATAGGAIFDNLPLLFCVGVAIGFAKKADGSTALAALVGFLVYKNVLTAFPVTDAKVQAGADVAATYNNPGVLGGLVMGLLGAVVWQRFHRTKLVDWLGFFNGRRLVPIIMAFVGTIMGVFFGLVWKPIGDGISDFGKWITGLGALGAGLFGLINRALIPVGMHQFVNTVSWFQIGDYKTASGTIVHGDLTRFFAGDPTAGQFMSGFFPIMMFGLPAAALAIAHTARPERRAAVMGMMLSMALTSFVTGVTEPIEFTFMFIAPLLYAIHAVLTALSMAITWALGVHAGFTFSAGVIDYILNWNLATKPWLIIPIGLVFGAIYYFVFRFAIVRFNLPTPGREPEEEVEDLTKA